One genomic window of Candidatus Hydrogenedentota bacterium includes the following:
- the rimK gene encoding 30S ribosomal protein S6--L-glutamate ligase, with product MKIGVLSTSPRIYSTARLVQAGRQAGHEMRVINHKRCYMSIASTNQSVHYKGESIDDLDAVIPRIGASVTFYGTAVLRQFEMMGVYPLNESVAITRSRDKLRSMQLLARKGIGLPVTGFAREPDDISDLIEMVGGAPLVVKLLQGTQGMGVVLTETKKAAESVIQAFYGLEANILVQEFIKEADGADIRCFIVGDKVVGAMKRQAAAGEFRSNLHRGGTASLAKITPQERAVARQAAKVMGLNVAGVDILRSNHGPVVMEVNSSPGLEGIETATGKDIASAIIKFIEENARPGKTGTKGRG from the coding sequence ATGAAGATCGGTGTCCTGTCGACCAGCCCCCGCATATACTCCACCGCCCGCCTCGTGCAGGCCGGTAGGCAGGCCGGTCACGAGATGCGCGTAATCAACCACAAGCGCTGCTACATGAGCATCGCCTCAACCAATCAATCCGTCCACTATAAGGGGGAATCGATCGACGACCTCGACGCCGTGATCCCCCGGATCGGAGCCTCCGTCACCTTCTACGGCACCGCCGTGCTCCGCCAATTCGAAATGATGGGCGTATACCCCCTCAACGAAAGCGTCGCCATTACCCGCTCCCGCGACAAACTCCGCTCCATGCAGCTGCTCGCCCGAAAGGGCATCGGCCTGCCCGTAACCGGATTCGCCCGCGAACCCGACGATATCTCCGACCTCATCGAGATGGTCGGCGGAGCCCCCCTCGTCGTCAAGCTCCTCCAGGGCACCCAGGGCATGGGCGTCGTCCTCACCGAGACCAAAAAGGCCGCCGAAAGCGTCATCCAGGCCTTCTACGGCCTCGAAGCCAATATCCTCGTCCAGGAATTCATCAAGGAAGCCGACGGGGCCGATATCCGCTGCTTCATCGTAGGCGACAAGGTCGTCGGGGCCATGAAACGCCAGGCCGCGGCGGGAGAATTCCGCTCCAACCTCCACCGCGGCGGCACCGCCTCCCTCGCAAAGATCACCCCGCAGGAACGCGCCGTCGCCCGCCAGGCCGCCAAAGTCATGGGGCTAAACGTCGCCGGCGTCGACATCCTCCGCTCGAACCACGGCCCCGTCGTGATGGAGGTAAACTCCTCCCCCGGGCTCGAAGGCATCGAAACCGCCACCGGCAAGGACATCGCCAGCGCGATCATCAAGTTCATCGAAGAGAACGCGCGCCCCGGAAAAACCGGCACCAAGGGGCGCGGATAA
- a CDS encoding alpha-amylase has protein sequence MGLVLSVLRYLVYRYSAEVSPGALQDAHEWARVEHGPDTAEIPFNRFLHLFPAEPVCAGQLRPEDFVAGDSRLWSNRDATRCELLLLYLATANHAMAPYRLLFDDSRLKRESEYVTLVSAMQGYLRRQPPFPGTRQDLITMLYAPILAAPDSLEGQLRFIRDHWTAILPASFRGKLAFASGVLREEQRMRGLGPGPVSVLEFGRGDALAAGYEEPEAYSVDKDWMPNVVLLAKTVYVWLDQLSRRYGRPITRLDQIPDEELDRLASWGFTGLWLIGIWERSEASRTIKQKMGNPEAAASAYSLYDYIIAWDLGGDDAYRNLSERAWKRGIRLASDMVPNHVGIYSKWVVEHPDWFIQSPHPPFPGYTFQGDNLSSDGRVGIYIEDGYWDHRDAAVVFKRVDHWSGETRYIYHGNDGTSMPWNDTAQLNYLIPEVREAVIQTILHVARHFPIIRFDAAMTLAKKHFQRLWFPMPDDAGAIPSRAEHSMSRAEFDAVFPLEFWREVVDRVAAEAPDTLLLAEAFWLMEGYFVRTLGMHRVYNSAFMNMLKMEDNQKYRQTIKNVLEFSPEILQRFVNFMNNPDEDTAQAQFGKDDKYFGVAAMLVTMPGLPMIGHGQVEGYAEKYGMEYRRAYYDEQPNEGLIQRHEREIFPLMRQRHLFSGAEHFAFYDFVTSDGWVDENVFAYSNRRGADCAVIVYQNAFRETQGRIHHAVPRNKGAADDVQLQSLTLATALNLHTDDNCYYIYRDARTGLEYLEHAQRLRDEGLYIALGAYHYAALINWRPVFDVDLTWGRLHESLAGRGVPSIDEAYQELHLAPILEPFGRLLTPELLLELHEHRGDLRQVRHLDTRLDPFLDAVGERLGITIDPKPLTEAMRRDLTAIYDLPRKLRAATTYPDVRDGLLALFPDKPGKALAGYRVPLVWALLRHLGAVLRQDPKHPEMDAEAVSITSGAWIREWFLRKPIANALAGLGADGHTAALEASLVRICIAHAHHLRRLETEVWGPVLDAIFADPDVLFFLRVNTWQGRRWLNRERLEEMAGALQLVLATVLLEDSGDANAWDTIAIAREIADTLLEAAEGTNYDLDWMLSSIK, from the coding sequence ATGGGGCTGGTGCTGTCCGTCTTGCGCTATCTGGTCTATCGATACAGCGCCGAGGTCAGCCCCGGTGCCCTGCAAGACGCCCACGAGTGGGCCCGCGTCGAACACGGACCCGACACCGCCGAAATCCCGTTCAACCGCTTCCTCCACCTCTTCCCCGCCGAGCCCGTGTGCGCGGGCCAGCTTCGCCCCGAGGACTTCGTCGCCGGTGACTCCCGGCTGTGGTCCAACCGCGACGCCACCCGCTGCGAATTGCTCTTGCTCTATCTCGCCACCGCGAACCACGCTATGGCCCCCTACCGGCTCCTCTTTGACGACTCCCGGCTCAAACGGGAATCGGAATATGTCACCCTCGTGAGCGCAATGCAGGGCTACCTGCGGAGGCAGCCCCCATTCCCGGGCACGCGCCAGGATCTCATTACCATGCTATATGCGCCGATCCTGGCCGCGCCGGATTCCCTCGAAGGACAGCTACGCTTCATTCGCGACCACTGGACCGCCATACTCCCCGCGTCCTTTCGCGGCAAGCTCGCCTTCGCCTCCGGCGTGCTCCGGGAGGAACAGCGCATGCGCGGCCTGGGCCCGGGACCCGTCTCCGTCCTCGAATTCGGGCGCGGCGACGCCCTCGCCGCCGGCTACGAGGAGCCGGAAGCCTATTCCGTCGATAAAGACTGGATGCCCAACGTCGTGCTCCTGGCCAAGACCGTCTATGTCTGGCTCGACCAGCTTTCCCGGCGCTACGGCCGCCCCATTACCCGCCTCGACCAAATCCCCGACGAGGAACTCGACCGCCTCGCGTCCTGGGGCTTCACCGGCCTTTGGCTCATCGGCATCTGGGAGCGCTCCGAGGCCTCGCGCACCATTAAGCAAAAGATGGGTAATCCCGAGGCCGCCGCGTCCGCCTATTCCCTCTACGACTACATCATCGCCTGGGATCTCGGCGGAGACGACGCCTACAGAAACCTCTCCGAACGCGCCTGGAAACGCGGTATCCGGCTCGCCAGCGACATGGTCCCCAACCATGTCGGCATCTATTCCAAGTGGGTCGTCGAGCACCCGGACTGGTTTATCCAGTCCCCGCACCCCCCCTTTCCCGGCTACACCTTCCAGGGCGATAACCTCTCGTCCGACGGGCGCGTGGGAATCTATATCGAAGACGGATACTGGGACCACCGCGACGCCGCCGTCGTCTTCAAACGCGTCGATCACTGGTCCGGTGAAACGCGCTACATCTACCACGGCAACGACGGCACCAGCATGCCCTGGAACGACACCGCGCAGTTGAACTATCTCATTCCCGAAGTGCGCGAGGCCGTCATCCAGACCATCCTCCATGTCGCGCGGCATTTCCCCATCATTCGATTCGACGCCGCCATGACCCTCGCCAAGAAACACTTCCAGCGCCTGTGGTTCCCCATGCCCGACGACGCCGGAGCCATCCCCTCGCGCGCGGAGCACAGCATGAGCCGCGCCGAATTCGACGCCGTCTTCCCCCTCGAATTCTGGCGCGAAGTCGTAGACCGCGTCGCCGCCGAAGCCCCGGACACCCTCCTCCTCGCCGAAGCTTTCTGGCTCATGGAGGGCTACTTCGTCCGGACACTCGGCATGCACCGCGTCTACAACAGCGCCTTCATGAACATGCTCAAGATGGAGGATAACCAGAAATACCGCCAGACCATCAAAAACGTCCTCGAATTCAGCCCCGAAATCCTCCAGCGCTTCGTCAACTTCATGAACAACCCCGACGAGGACACCGCACAGGCGCAATTCGGCAAGGACGACAAGTACTTCGGCGTCGCCGCCATGCTCGTAACCATGCCCGGCCTCCCCATGATCGGCCACGGCCAGGTGGAAGGCTACGCCGAGAAATACGGGATGGAGTACCGGCGCGCCTATTACGACGAGCAGCCCAACGAAGGCCTCATCCAGCGCCACGAACGCGAGATATTCCCGCTCATGCGCCAGCGCCACCTCTTCAGCGGCGCGGAACACTTCGCCTTCTATGATTTCGTCACCTCCGACGGCTGGGTGGACGAAAACGTCTTCGCCTACAGCAACCGCCGCGGCGCCGATTGCGCGGTCATCGTCTACCAGAACGCCTTCCGCGAAACCCAGGGCCGAATCCACCACGCCGTCCCCCGAAACAAGGGCGCCGCGGACGACGTGCAGCTCCAGTCGCTTACCCTGGCCACCGCCCTGAACCTCCACACGGACGACAACTGCTACTACATCTACCGGGACGCCCGAACCGGACTCGAATACCTCGAACACGCGCAACGCCTGCGCGACGAGGGCCTGTATATCGCCCTGGGAGCCTACCACTACGCCGCGCTCATCAACTGGCGCCCGGTCTTCGATGTCGACCTCACCTGGGGGCGCCTCCACGAGAGCCTCGCCGGGCGCGGCGTGCCTTCGATAGACGAAGCCTACCAGGAATTGCACCTGGCCCCCATTCTGGAGCCCTTCGGACGTCTACTGACCCCCGAGCTGCTGCTCGAACTGCACGAACACCGCGGCGACCTGCGCCAGGTGCGACACCTCGACACGCGGCTCGATCCGTTCCTGGACGCCGTCGGGGAACGCCTGGGCATCACCATCGATCCAAAGCCGCTCACCGAAGCCATGCGCCGCGATCTCACCGCCATCTATGACCTCCCCCGGAAGCTCCGCGCCGCCACCACCTATCCCGACGTGCGCGACGGACTCCTGGCGCTCTTCCCCGACAAACCGGGCAAGGCCCTCGCGGGTTACCGCGTGCCCCTCGTCTGGGCACTGCTGCGCCATCTCGGAGCCGTGCTCCGGCAAGACCCGAAACACCCCGAAATGGACGCCGAAGCCGTCTCCATCACTAGCGGCGCCTGGATCCGCGAGTGGTTCCTGCGCAAGCCGATCGCCAATGCGCTCGCCGGCCTCGGAGCCGATGGGCACACCGCCGCGCTCGAAGCGAGCCTCGTCCGCATCTGCATCGCCCATGCGCACCACCTCCGCCGCCTCGAAACCGAAGTGTGGGGGCCCGTGCTCGACGCCATCTTCGCCGATCCCGACGTCCTCTTCTTCCTCCGCGTAAACACCTGGCAGGGCCGCCGCTGGCTGAACCGGGAACGCCTCGAAGAAATGGCCGGCGCCCTGCAGCTGGTCCTTGCAACCGTCCTGCTCGAAGATTCCGGCGACGCCAACGCCTGGGACACGATCGCAATCGCACGGGAAATCGCCGACACCCTGCTGGAAGCCGCCGAGGGCACAAACTACGATCTGGACTGGATGCTTTCGAGCATCAAGTAA
- a CDS encoding helix-turn-helix domain-containing protein — protein sequence MSNHDTIGVSRTRFISIRRWQAGPEWRPRAHKHDFHEIVVVLRGADHAVVEGTPYDCSPGNVLLYPPACLHEERQAGPDPLEFLCVNFEWDDSPLQLPILLHDRQGRLQELARWLYTEDRARYGQRGEFQNAGVALLAAELHRLATSPPDDVLAPLYEYVQENLAEPITLDGLAECCGLNKFHLSRMFRARTGCTPMDYVRQARLDYAHRLVMETTLPLREIAPRAGFANEYHLSRLLKARYGRGAREIRQSRMVESDPAS from the coding sequence TTGTCCAACCATGACACGATAGGCGTCTCGCGCACCCGATTCATCTCGATCCGGCGCTGGCAGGCCGGTCCAGAGTGGCGGCCGCGAGCGCACAAGCATGATTTCCACGAGATTGTTGTGGTGCTGCGGGGCGCCGATCACGCCGTCGTCGAGGGCACGCCCTATGATTGCAGCCCCGGCAACGTGCTGCTCTATCCGCCCGCCTGCCTTCACGAGGAGCGCCAGGCCGGGCCGGATCCGCTGGAGTTTCTCTGCGTCAATTTCGAGTGGGATGACTCCCCGCTGCAGCTGCCCATCCTCCTCCATGACCGCCAGGGGAGGCTCCAGGAACTCGCGCGATGGCTCTACACCGAAGACCGCGCCCGATACGGCCAGCGGGGCGAATTCCAGAACGCCGGCGTCGCATTGCTGGCGGCGGAACTCCACCGGCTCGCCACCAGCCCGCCCGATGATGTCCTCGCGCCGCTCTACGAATACGTCCAGGAGAATCTCGCCGAACCCATAACCCTAGACGGCCTCGCCGAATGCTGCGGGCTCAACAAGTTCCACCTCAGCCGAATGTTCCGCGCGCGCACCGGCTGCACCCCGATGGACTACGTGCGCCAGGCCCGGCTCGACTACGCGCACCGCCTCGTCATGGAGACCACGCTGCCGCTGCGGGAAATCGCCCCGCGCGCGGGCTTCGCCAACGAATACCACCTTTCCCGGCTCCTGAAAGCGCGGTACGGGCGCGGCGCCCGTGAAATACGGCAATCGCGCATGGTCGAGTCCGACCCCGCGTCGTAG
- the glpQ gene encoding glycerophosphodiester phosphodiesterase gives MRNLITIPALLLAGAVALPAGAAGKQVIAHRGASGYLPEHTLEAYALAYGQGADFIEPDLVLSKDGHLIALHDIHLESTTDVEERFPGRQRADRKWYAADFSLEELKTLRVHERVKGRFPHMKSRFEIPTLEEVIELVQGLNTTTGRDVGLYPELKQPTFHRKAGFDMETKALEVLARYGYSGPDARVFVQCFEPDALRRIRHELGSTLPLIQLISGSSRQRDLHTRDGLKGVAEYANGIGPDKKLLDDIPGYAGWAREFGLLIHPYTLRADDLPKGTATIEEELRHIYLNHDADAVFTDHPDRAVKFLESENLR, from the coding sequence ATGCGGAACCTCATCACGATACCCGCCCTGCTGCTTGCCGGCGCGGTGGCCCTGCCCGCCGGGGCCGCGGGCAAGCAGGTCATCGCCCACCGCGGAGCCAGCGGCTACCTCCCCGAGCACACCCTCGAAGCCTACGCACTCGCCTATGGCCAGGGGGCCGACTTCATCGAGCCCGACCTCGTCCTCTCGAAGGATGGCCACCTCATCGCCCTGCACGACATCCACCTCGAAAGCACCACCGATGTGGAAGAGCGATTCCCCGGCCGCCAGCGCGCGGACCGCAAATGGTACGCCGCCGATTTCTCGCTGGAGGAATTGAAAACCCTCCGCGTGCACGAACGCGTCAAGGGGCGTTTCCCCCACATGAAGTCCAGATTCGAAATCCCCACCCTCGAAGAAGTCATCGAGCTCGTCCAGGGACTCAACACCACCACCGGCCGCGACGTTGGCCTCTATCCCGAACTCAAACAGCCCACATTCCACCGCAAAGCAGGCTTCGATATGGAAACGAAAGCCCTCGAAGTCCTCGCCCGCTACGGGTACTCCGGCCCGGACGCCCGCGTCTTCGTGCAATGCTTCGAACCCGACGCCCTGCGCCGAATCCGCCACGAACTCGGATCAACCCTGCCGCTCATCCAGCTCATCAGCGGCAGTTCCCGCCAGCGCGACCTCCACACCCGCGACGGCCTGAAAGGCGTTGCGGAGTACGCCAACGGCATCGGACCCGACAAAAAACTCCTCGACGATATACCAGGCTACGCCGGCTGGGCCCGCGAATTCGGGCTCCTCATCCACCCCTACACCCTCCGCGCCGACGACCTCCCCAAAGGGACCGCCACCATCGAAGAAGAACTCCGCCACATCTACCTCAACCACGACGCCGACGCCGTCTTCACCGACCACCCCGACCGCGCGGTCAAGTTCCTCGAATCAGAAAACCTCCGCTGA
- a CDS encoding sulfotransferase family protein, whose amino-acid sequence MQPPSSTPPYRELRGGERITVVSGLPRSGTSMMMAMLGAGGMPLLMDESRPPDINNPGGYFEYAPARAIAREASWLETARGRAVKVISLHLFDLPPDFEYDIVLMERNLGEVLASQRRFRAGQGAAPAEHGDEIALFEAHLRHLKAWLAAQAHIRFHRAGYGDAVRDPLGFSCRVAGFLERPLDTAAMAAAVRPALYRQREVAL is encoded by the coding sequence ATGCAGCCCCCATCCAGCACGCCGCCGTACCGCGAACTTCGTGGCGGGGAGCGGATCACCGTTGTATCGGGATTGCCCCGATCCGGCACCTCCATGATGATGGCCATGCTGGGGGCCGGCGGCATGCCGCTGCTTATGGATGAATCTCGCCCGCCGGACATTAACAACCCGGGCGGTTATTTTGAGTATGCGCCGGCGCGCGCGATCGCGCGGGAGGCGTCGTGGTTGGAAACGGCGCGCGGCCGGGCCGTGAAGGTCATCTCATTACATCTTTTCGATCTGCCGCCTGATTTCGAATACGACATTGTGCTTATGGAGCGGAATCTCGGGGAGGTTCTGGCCTCGCAGCGGCGGTTCCGGGCCGGGCAGGGGGCGGCCCCCGCGGAGCACGGGGACGAGATAGCGCTGTTTGAAGCGCACCTGCGGCATTTGAAGGCATGGCTCGCGGCGCAGGCGCATATCCGCTTCCATCGGGCGGGGTATGGCGACGCGGTGCGGGATCCCCTCGGGTTTTCTTGTCGCGTGGCCGGGTTTCTGGAGCGCCCGCTTGATACGGCCGCGATGGCCGCGGCGGTGCGCCCGGCGTTGTATCGCCAGCGGGAGGTGGCTCTATGA
- a CDS encoding DUF1559 domain-containing protein: MKSQTQKARRGGFTLIELLVVIAIIGILAAILLPALARAREAARRASCQNNLKQWSLVFKMYANESQGERFPRLLNQAYARNAACEWRPGRVRGGVWMPSVYPEYVTDLNLIICPSSVNAADEAASLVCPGGAYCQNDCVTDPNYGKLDVAKVGNAEQHSYYYYGYLLDTDGAWAAFMVSMDTYSQTRLPIGGGNVTPSDPSFQQYLDTMDNALNSDYNPFSVIPQATLQTTVDNAVAAANVGATSPVVSGTAGGTTFMRLREGVERFLITDINNPGSSAKAQSEVPVMWDRFVISNTTQRYRERFNHLPGGNNIMFMDGHVEFMKYPQNKFPTSKVHGIFGRM; encoded by the coding sequence ATGAAATCTCAGACACAGAAGGCGCGCCGCGGCGGGTTCACGCTTATTGAACTCCTCGTGGTGATCGCAATTATCGGCATTCTTGCGGCGATCCTGCTGCCGGCTCTGGCGCGCGCGCGCGAGGCGGCGCGGCGGGCGAGCTGCCAGAACAACCTGAAGCAGTGGTCGCTCGTGTTCAAGATGTACGCGAACGAGAGCCAGGGCGAACGCTTTCCGCGTCTGCTCAACCAGGCGTATGCGCGCAATGCGGCGTGCGAATGGCGTCCCGGCCGCGTTCGCGGCGGCGTGTGGATGCCGTCGGTTTATCCGGAATACGTGACGGATCTGAATCTCATCATCTGCCCCTCTTCGGTGAACGCCGCGGATGAGGCAGCTTCCCTGGTATGCCCGGGCGGCGCCTATTGCCAGAATGACTGCGTGACGGATCCGAACTATGGTAAACTTGACGTGGCGAAGGTCGGTAACGCCGAGCAGCACAGCTATTACTACTACGGCTATCTGCTTGACACGGACGGCGCGTGGGCCGCGTTCATGGTTTCCATGGACACGTATTCGCAGACGCGCCTTCCGATCGGCGGCGGGAATGTGACACCGTCGGATCCGAGTTTTCAGCAGTATCTCGATACGATGGACAACGCGCTGAACAGCGATTACAACCCTTTCAGCGTGATCCCGCAGGCGACGCTACAGACCACGGTAGACAATGCGGTTGCGGCGGCCAACGTGGGCGCCACGAGCCCGGTGGTGTCTGGCACGGCCGGCGGCACGACGTTCATGCGGTTGCGCGAGGGCGTGGAGCGCTTTCTGATCACGGATATCAACAACCCCGGCAGCAGCGCGAAAGCGCAGAGCGAAGTGCCGGTAATGTGGGACCGTTTCGTTATCAGCAATACGACTCAGCGTTACCGCGAGCGGTTCAACCACCTGCCGGGCGGTAATAACATCATGTTCATGGACGGCCACGTCGAGTTCATGAAGTACCCGCAGAACAAGTTCCCGACCAGCAAGGTACACGGGATCTTCGGCCGCATGTAA